A stretch of the Fusobacterium varium genome encodes the following:
- a CDS encoding putative transcriptional regulator, which produces MTIAEVSKKFELTIDTLRYYERIGLIPAVPRTKGGIRDYGENECNWIEFIKCMRAAGLPVEALIEYVGLFQQGEKTVEARKEILTEQRKLLAARIDEMKQTLNRLDYKIEIYEKCVVKNEKKLKI; this is translated from the coding sequence ATGACAATTGCAGAAGTAAGTAAAAAATTTGAATTGACTATTGATACACTACGTTATTATGAACGTATAGGTTTAATTCCTGCTGTTCCACGAACAAAAGGTGGAATCCGTGACTATGGAGAAAACGAATGCAACTGGATAGAATTTATCAAATGCATGAGAGCTGCAGGTTTGCCTGTTGAGGCATTGATAGAGTATGTTGGATTGTTCCAGCAAGGTGAAAAAACTGTTGAGGCACGTAAAGAAATTTTGACAGAACAAAGAAAGCTCTTAGCTGCAAGAATAGATGAGATGAAACAGACTCTTAATAGACTTGACTATAAAATTGAAATATATGAAAAATGTGTTGTAAAAAATGAAAAGAAATTGAAAATATAA
- a CDS encoding prolyl-tRNA synthetase — protein sequence MSVESVKKFFEDNNLPLKVEETEGDTATVKSAAATWGVEEDQIAKTMGYKLKNGEYILILTKGGARLDNRKFKDKFKEKATMIPHDEVLEATGHPIGGVCPFGLKRPLKVYLDKTLKEFKIVYPAGGSDHSAVKVPVDLLASITQGEWVDVCKDPIPAE from the coding sequence ATGAGTGTTGAAAGTGTAAAAAAATTTTTTGAAGACAACAATCTTCCCTTAAAAGTTGAGGAAACAGAAGGAGATACTGCTACTGTAAAAAGTGCTGCTGCAACTTGGGGGGTTGAAGAAGATCAAATTGCTAAAACAATGGGGTATAAGTTAAAAAATGGGGAATACATACTTATCCTTACAAAAGGTGGAGCTAGACTTGACAACAGAAAATTTAAGGATAAATTCAAAGAAAAAGCTACTATGATTCCTCATGATGAAGTATTGGAAGCTACTGGACACCCTATTGGCGGAGTATGTCCTTTTGGATTAAAAAGACCATTAAAAGTCTATCTTGATAAAACATTAAAGGAATTTAAAATAGTTTATCCTGCTGGTGGTTCTGACCACTCTGCTGTTAAAGTTCCTGTAGATTTATTAGCAAGTATAACTCAAGGAGAATGGGTGGATGTATGTAAAGATCCTATTCCTGCTGAGTAA
- a CDS encoding putative lyase has translation MFINKIHHIAIICSDYEKSKNFYVNILGFKILNEIYRSERKSYKLDLEIAGEYQIELFSFPSPPERITSPEARGLRHLAFEVDNIEDFIKYLNKNNIIVESVKMDEITNKKYTFFRDPDNLPLEICEK, from the coding sequence ATGTTTATTAATAAAATACATCATATTGCAATTATTTGTTCAGATTATGAAAAATCTAAAAATTTTTATGTTAATATTTTAGGGTTTAAAATTCTAAATGAAATATACAGAAGTGAAAGAAAGTCATATAAACTTGATCTTGAAATAGCTGGAGAATATCAAATTGAACTTTTTTCTTTCCCTAGTCCCCCTGAAAGAATAACTTCACCAGAAGCTAGAGGTTTAAGACATCTTGCTTTTGAAGTGGATAATATTGAAGATTTTATAAAGTACCTAAATAAGAATAATATAATTGTAGAATCTGTAAAAATGGATGAAATAACTAATAAAAAATATACTTTTTTTAGAGATCCTGATAATCTTCCTTTAGAAATTTGTGAAAAATAA
- a CDS encoding tRNA methyltransferase — protein MNIVLLYPEIPYNTGNIGRSAVLTNTTLHLIKPLGFSLDEKQLKRAGLDYWHLVDLKVWESYEDFINGNPDAVIYYATTKTKQKYTDIKFEKNDFVMFGPESRGIPEKILNKNTNHCITIPMIDMGRSLNLSNSAAIILYEALRQTDFNFNK, from the coding sequence TTGAATATAGTTTTATTATACCCTGAAATACCATATAATACTGGAAATATAGGAAGAAGTGCTGTACTTACTAATACAACTCTCCATTTAATCAAACCTCTCGGTTTTTCTTTGGATGAAAAGCAATTAAAAAGAGCTGGACTCGATTATTGGCATCTTGTTGATTTAAAAGTATGGGAATCTTATGAAGATTTTATAAATGGAAATCCTGATGCTGTTATATATTATGCAACTACTAAAACAAAACAAAAATATACAGATATCAAATTTGAAAAAAATGATTTTGTTATGTTTGGCCCTGAATCACGTGGAATTCCAGAAAAAATACTAAATAAAAATACTAATCACTGTATCACTATTCCTATGATAGATATGGGACGTTCTCTAAATCTTTCTAACTCTGCTGCTATCATTTTATATGAGGCTTTAAGACAAACAGATTTTAATTTTAATAAATAG
- a CDS encoding putative metallo-hydrolase, producing MMNIKTFYLGSMMTNCYLTWNNDKNAYLFDCGGENIDKIMTFLKVNGLTLKYLVLTHGHGDHIAGINRLVEEYPNVEVYIGKEDAACLTEPELNLMRYITGVNFVFGGEFHTVKEGDMIGEFKVLDTPGHTIGSKSFYCSEAKMLISGDTMFRRSYGRYDLPTSSGEMLFNSLAKLCKLPADTKVYSGHSDETTIGEEKEFLSMQGII from the coding sequence ATGATGAATATAAAGACATTTTATTTGGGTTCAATGATGACAAATTGCTACCTTACTTGGAACAATGACAAAAATGCTTATCTTTTTGATTGTGGTGGGGAAAATATAGATAAAATTATGACTTTTTTAAAGGTTAATGGACTTACATTAAAGTATTTAGTTCTTACACATGGACATGGAGATCATATTGCAGGAATAAACAGATTGGTAGAGGAATATCCAAATGTTGAGGTATATATAGGTAAGGAGGATGCAGCATGTCTTACTGAACCAGAATTAAATTTAATGAGATATATCACAGGGGTGAATTTTGTCTTTGGAGGAGAATTTCATACTGTAAAAGAGGGAGATATGATAGGAGAATTCAAAGTTTTAGATACTCCTGGGCATACTATAGGATCAAAGAGTTTTTATTGTTCTGAAGCTAAGATGCTGATCTCAGGAGATACTATGTTTAGAAGAAGTTATGGAAGATATGATTTACCTACAAGCAGTGGAGAAATGCTTTTTAACAGTCTTGCAAAATTATGTAAATTACCTGCTGATACAAAAGTCTATAGTGGGCACAGTGATGAAACAACTATAGGAGAAGAAAAAGAATTCTTATCTATGCAGGGAATAATCTAA
- a CDS encoding thioredoxin reductase, with protein sequence MNEKKYDVIIIGGGPAGLTAGIYTGRSKLSTLIIEKEGMGSLLMAHKIDNYPGFPEGVSGKELYTLMKKQSERFGAEFLDATLLGFDVYSDTESKIVKTDKGNFKAKVVIIASGTGKNGTKKLKGEEEFLGKGVSYCATCDGAFTKNLNVSLLGQGEEVAEEALFLTKFSKNIKIFVNEKEFKCHKDTLDALTASGKVEVITDAKLLEIKGGEYVEELVIEKDGKIENYPSDFAFLYLGTKNNTEMYGEFAQLDSQGNIVTKDGLKINVEGMYAAGDIRSGVIRQVTTAVADGTVAAMEAIKEILKKK encoded by the coding sequence ATGAATGAAAAAAAATATGATGTTATAATAATTGGTGGTGGGCCAGCAGGTCTTACAGCAGGTATATATACAGGAAGATCAAAATTGAGCACTTTGATAATTGAAAAAGAAGGAATGGGAAGTCTTCTCATGGCTCACAAAATAGATAATTATCCAGGATTTCCAGAGGGAGTATCAGGAAAGGAACTTTATACTTTAATGAAAAAGCAATCAGAAAGATTTGGAGCTGAATTTTTAGATGCCACTCTTTTAGGGTTTGATGTATATTCAGATACTGAAAGTAAAATAGTGAAAACAGATAAAGGAAATTTTAAAGCAAAAGTTGTAATAATAGCTTCAGGAACTGGAAAAAATGGAACTAAAAAACTAAAGGGTGAGGAAGAATTTTTAGGTAAAGGGGTATCATATTGTGCTACATGTGATGGAGCTTTTACTAAAAATTTAAATGTATCTCTGTTAGGTCAGGGAGAAGAGGTAGCAGAAGAGGCACTTTTCCTTACAAAGTTTTCAAAAAATATAAAAATATTTGTAAATGAAAAAGAATTTAAATGCCACAAAGATACTTTAGATGCATTAACAGCTTCTGGAAAGGTAGAAGTAATAACTGATGCTAAATTGCTTGAAATAAAAGGCGGAGAGTATGTTGAGGAACTTGTGATAGAAAAAGATGGTAAAATAGAAAATTATCCTTCTGATTTTGCATTTCTTTATTTAGGAACTAAAAACAATACAGAGATGTATGGAGAGTTTGCCCAATTGGACAGCCAAGGAAATATTGTGACAAAAGATGGGTTAAAAATCAATGTCGAAGGAATGTATGCAGCAGGTGATATAAGATCAGGTGTAATAAGACAGGTAACAACAGCTGTAGCTGATGGAACTGTTGCTGCTATGGAAGCCATCAAGGAAATTTTAAAAAAGAAATAA
- a CDS encoding preprotein translocase subunit SecG, whose translation METLFTIMLFIFAIVLIILVLIQPDRSHGMSASMGMGASNTVFGISKDGGPLAKATEVVAVLFIVSALLLYLVK comes from the coding sequence ATGGAAACATTATTTACAATAATGCTTTTTATATTTGCAATAGTGCTTATAATATTAGTGCTTATACAGCCTGATAGGAGCCACGGAATGTCAGCAAGCATGGGAATGGGAGCTTCAAATACTGTGTTTGGAATATCAAAAGATGGTGGGCCTTTAGCTAAAGCAACTGAAGTGGTTGCAGTACTATTTATTGTCAGTGCACTTTTATTATACTTAGTAAAATAG